A single genomic interval of Mycobacterium sp. DL592 harbors:
- a CDS encoding SpoIIE family protein phosphatase, translated as MGDSVFGADPDVGGHLAAVDWSSTPLGPPGDWPQSLRTAVSILLSSRFPMWMAWGPELTFFCNSAYRRDTLGRKYPWALGRPAREVWAEIWDDIGPRIDRVLATAEATWDEGLLLFLERSGYPEETYHTFSYSPLRDDRAQVVGMLCVVSEDTDRVIGERRMATLRDLGSDPSVVRTEEEMLSFAARQLARNPRDLPFTLTYLFDDDGSARLAGLSQIAAGHPAAPPWLAAAGPSVWPLDAPARGESVLVGLTDAPFVDLPLGEWNAAPQGALVTPLPVQGGAPCGFLVAGLNRYRPLDDEYRGFINLVAGHIATGISSARSYRAQQRRAEELAELDCAKTAFFSNISHEFRTPITLILGPVAELRARTSGIDAHARAELDVVHRNGLRLAKLVNTLLDFSRIEAGRVQARYEPVDLAEVTAELASVFRSAIERAGLQLVVDCAPLDEPIYLDRDMWEKVVLNLLSNALKFTFDGSITVRVWTEESDAVVSVADTGIGVAAEEMPRLFERFHRIETARARSTEGSGIGLALVRELVGLHGGTIAADSAPGAGTTFTIRLPHGAAHLPADTVAPAGSGWTPSGVAEPYLQEALRWLPAEGRTTADATDSQLAALTNPSGLAGPPARVLVADDNSDMREYLVRLLRNAGYEVDAVNDGREALDRIRTELPDLVVSDVMMPRLDGLSLVSALRSEPRTVAVPVLLLSARAGQEASIEGLQAGADDYLVKPFAAAELLARVRANIELARMRSHHSRWRSALVDSLQEAFFVMDERGAVIEINAAFTDILGYGPEGLPYPPTHPWWPDAGTEREANREIVHAFAGMPDDPDGTYTVPVTHRDGHRLWITANIAHAEDPDTGRSVMVGTFRDVTAEHYAVQRQTALSALNQQLAQADTVEDALRDALYQMCTQWSAQRVLAAVFPTPGSTPTALPHTPELTCTPRDVKWSEIAEPARARIRALAGSGDLLTADTTTAGSVGIALQHPQGILVVWIDLPEQRPFTAEDQTLLSVLAGRLGQGLQRVHQVDQQRETALALQHSILGPARLPAGFAVRYQPASHPLQVGGDWYDVVDLEDGRIALVVGDCVGHDLTAATVMGQLRSACRALLLEQASPAATLAGLDRFAARLPGAQCTTAFCAVLDPETGELIYSSAGHPPPIMVDIDGNTTLLEGGHSISLGIKPQTNRPQAQVTVPAQATLLLYTDGLVERRRRSLDDGITRAAEVIRDDSALDLGSLADQVMSQLAPPGGYQDDVALLLYRHPAPLQVTIPADAVHLAPARAALRDWLSAAGIDHDQAQDVLVAAGEAVTNAIEHGYRHTDGGTITLVATSEVDELRLTITDSGSWKPKQTVANSHRGRGIQIMRALMEDVDILPDSTGTTVRLSTRIRR; from the coding sequence GTGGGAGACTCCGTATTCGGTGCCGACCCGGACGTGGGCGGCCATCTGGCCGCGGTGGACTGGTCGAGCACACCGTTGGGGCCTCCTGGCGACTGGCCGCAGAGTCTGCGAACCGCGGTGAGCATCCTGCTGTCCTCACGGTTTCCGATGTGGATGGCATGGGGACCCGAGCTGACGTTTTTTTGCAACTCCGCCTACCGTCGCGACACCCTCGGCCGGAAATACCCGTGGGCACTGGGCCGGCCCGCCCGCGAGGTCTGGGCCGAGATCTGGGACGACATCGGCCCCAGGATCGACCGCGTCCTGGCCACCGCCGAGGCGACCTGGGACGAAGGTCTGCTGCTCTTTCTGGAACGCTCCGGCTACCCCGAGGAGACCTACCACACCTTCTCCTACAGCCCCTTGCGCGACGACCGCGCACAAGTCGTCGGAATGCTCTGCGTGGTCAGCGAAGACACCGACCGGGTGATCGGCGAACGGCGGATGGCGACGCTGCGAGACCTGGGCTCCGATCCGTCGGTGGTGCGCACCGAAGAGGAGATGCTGTCCTTCGCCGCCCGTCAACTCGCCCGCAACCCACGGGATCTGCCCTTCACCCTGACCTACCTGTTCGACGACGACGGCAGCGCGCGGCTGGCCGGGCTGAGCCAGATCGCCGCCGGACACCCGGCCGCACCGCCCTGGCTGGCGGCGGCAGGACCCTCGGTGTGGCCACTGGACGCCCCGGCCCGCGGCGAGTCGGTGCTCGTCGGGCTCACCGATGCGCCGTTCGTCGATCTGCCACTCGGCGAGTGGAACGCTGCACCGCAGGGTGCGCTGGTCACACCCCTGCCGGTCCAGGGCGGCGCGCCGTGCGGGTTCCTGGTGGCCGGGCTGAACCGCTACCGCCCACTCGACGACGAGTACCGCGGGTTCATCAACCTGGTCGCCGGTCATATCGCGACGGGGATCAGCAGCGCCCGCAGCTACCGCGCCCAGCAGCGCCGCGCCGAGGAACTCGCCGAACTCGACTGCGCCAAGACGGCGTTCTTCTCCAACATCAGCCACGAGTTCCGCACCCCGATCACCCTCATCCTGGGGCCCGTCGCCGAACTGCGTGCCCGCACCTCCGGTATCGACGCGCACGCCCGTGCGGAACTCGACGTCGTCCACCGCAACGGATTGCGACTGGCCAAGCTGGTCAACACGCTGCTGGACTTCTCCCGCATCGAGGCCGGCCGCGTGCAGGCCCGCTACGAGCCGGTCGACCTGGCCGAGGTCACCGCGGAACTGGCCAGCGTTTTCCGCTCGGCGATCGAGCGGGCCGGACTGCAGCTGGTCGTGGACTGCGCCCCGCTGGACGAACCCATCTATCTGGACCGCGACATGTGGGAGAAGGTGGTCCTCAACCTGCTGTCCAACGCATTGAAGTTCACCTTCGACGGCTCGATCACGGTGCGGGTCTGGACTGAGGAATCCGACGCGGTGGTCAGCGTGGCCGACACCGGCATCGGCGTGGCCGCCGAGGAAATGCCCAGGCTGTTCGAACGCTTCCACCGCATCGAGACCGCGCGGGCCCGGTCGACCGAAGGCAGCGGAATCGGCCTGGCCCTGGTCCGGGAACTCGTCGGACTGCACGGCGGCACCATCGCCGCCGACAGCGCGCCCGGAGCGGGAACGACATTCACCATCCGGCTGCCACACGGCGCCGCCCACCTGCCTGCAGATACCGTGGCCCCCGCCGGATCGGGCTGGACGCCCTCCGGTGTCGCCGAACCGTATCTGCAGGAGGCGCTGCGCTGGCTGCCCGCCGAAGGCCGGACCACCGCCGATGCCACCGACAGCCAGCTGGCCGCCCTGACAAATCCGTCCGGACTGGCCGGGCCACCGGCCCGGGTGCTGGTCGCCGACGACAACTCCGACATGCGCGAGTACCTGGTCCGGCTACTGCGCAACGCCGGCTACGAGGTCGACGCGGTCAACGACGGCCGCGAAGCACTCGACCGGATCCGGACGGAGCTGCCTGACCTCGTCGTCAGCGATGTGATGATGCCCAGACTCGACGGGTTGTCACTGGTGAGCGCATTGCGCTCGGAACCACGCACCGTGGCAGTACCAGTGCTGCTGCTCTCGGCGCGCGCCGGTCAGGAAGCCTCCATCGAGGGACTCCAAGCCGGCGCCGACGACTACCTGGTCAAGCCGTTCGCGGCGGCCGAACTACTCGCGCGAGTGCGTGCCAACATCGAACTCGCACGGATGCGTAGCCACCACAGCCGGTGGCGAAGCGCGTTGGTGGACTCACTTCAAGAGGCGTTCTTCGTCATGGACGAACGTGGCGCGGTCATCGAGATCAACGCCGCCTTCACCGACATCCTCGGCTACGGCCCCGAGGGTCTGCCCTACCCGCCGACGCACCCGTGGTGGCCGGACGCCGGCACCGAGCGCGAAGCCAACCGGGAGATCGTGCACGCATTCGCAGGGATGCCCGACGACCCCGACGGCACCTACACTGTGCCGGTCACCCACCGTGACGGGCACCGGCTCTGGATCACCGCCAACATCGCCCACGCCGAGGACCCCGACACCGGCCGCAGCGTCATGGTCGGAACGTTCCGCGATGTCACCGCCGAGCACTACGCCGTGCAACGCCAGACCGCACTGTCGGCACTCAATCAGCAACTGGCACAAGCTGATACGGTCGAGGATGCGCTGCGGGACGCGCTGTATCAGATGTGTACCCAATGGTCGGCGCAGCGGGTGCTCGCCGCAGTCTTCCCCACCCCGGGCAGCACCCCCACCGCGCTGCCGCACACCCCGGAGCTGACCTGCACACCCCGCGACGTGAAGTGGTCCGAGATTGCCGAGCCCGCCCGCGCCCGCATCAGGGCCCTGGCGGGCAGCGGGGACCTGCTCACCGCCGATACGACAACCGCCGGTTCGGTGGGGATCGCCCTGCAACACCCGCAGGGCATCCTCGTCGTGTGGATCGACCTGCCCGAGCAGCGGCCGTTCACCGCCGAGGACCAAACCCTGCTCAGCGTGCTCGCCGGCCGGCTCGGACAGGGTTTACAACGCGTTCACCAGGTCGACCAGCAACGCGAAACCGCTCTGGCACTTCAACATTCGATTCTCGGCCCGGCCCGGCTGCCCGCAGGCTTCGCCGTCCGCTACCAGCCGGCGTCACACCCTCTGCAGGTCGGCGGCGACTGGTATGACGTCGTCGACCTGGAGGACGGGCGCATCGCCCTGGTGGTGGGCGACTGCGTCGGCCATGACCTGACCGCCGCCACTGTGATGGGCCAGTTGCGCAGCGCCTGCCGGGCCCTGCTGCTCGAACAGGCGAGCCCCGCAGCGACGTTGGCAGGACTAGACCGCTTCGCGGCTCGGCTGCCCGGCGCACAGTGCACCACCGCCTTCTGCGCCGTCCTCGACCCCGAGACCGGGGAGCTGATCTACTCCAGCGCAGGGCATCCGCCACCGATCATGGTCGACATCGACGGCAACACCACTCTTCTCGAGGGTGGGCACTCGATATCGCTGGGCATCAAGCCGCAAACGAACCGCCCGCAGGCGCAGGTGACGGTGCCGGCCCAGGCCACGCTGCTGCTCTACACCGACGGCCTGGTCGAACGGCGGCGACGCTCCCTCGATGACGGAATCACCAGGGCTGCAGAAGTCATCCGCGACGACAGCGCACTGGACCTCGGCTCGCTCGCCGACCAGGTGATGTCGCAACTGGCACCACCGGGCGGCTACCAGGACGACGTCGCCCTACTGCTCTACCGCCATCCCGCACCGCTGCAGGTGACGATCCCCGCCGACGCGGTCCATCTAGCCCCCGCCCGCGCGGCACTACGCGACTGGCTGTCCGCGGCAGGCATCGATCACGATCAGGCCCAGGACGTCCTCGTCGCCGCCGGAGAAGCCGTCACGAACGCGATCGAGCACGGCTACCGGCACACCGACGGCGGCACCATCACCCTGGTCGCGACCTCGGAGGTGGATGAGTTGCGCCTGACCATCACCGACAGCGGATCGTGGAAGCCGAAACAGACCGTGGCCAACTCGCATCGCGGCCGGGGCATCCAGATCATGCGCGCATTGATGGAGGACGTGGATATCCTTCCCGACAGCACGGGCACCACAGTCCGCCTGTCGACGAGGATCCGTCGATGA
- a CDS encoding STAS domain-containing protein: MSTPLTVHTERGADDQVVVRAAGEIDASNVASFAEALQAGFAEAVDTLTLDLSAVHYLDSAAINVLVPHAESLSIVANPLLTRVLQISGLDKLTTVRPAPPAD; the protein is encoded by the coding sequence ATGAGCACGCCGCTGACCGTTCACACCGAGCGCGGTGCCGACGATCAGGTCGTCGTACGCGCGGCCGGCGAGATCGACGCCAGCAACGTCGCCTCCTTCGCCGAGGCCCTCCAGGCCGGATTCGCCGAAGCTGTCGACACGCTCACCCTCGACCTGAGCGCAGTGCACTATCTGGACAGCGCGGCGATCAATGTGCTTGTCCCCCACGCCGAATCACTCAGCATCGTCGCCAATCCGCTGCTGACCAGGGTGCTGCAGATCAGCGGCCTGGACAAGCTGACCACCGTGCGGCCGGCGCCGCCGGCCGACTGA
- the zapE gene encoding cell division protein ZapE, with the protein MQTIATRRYSSSMDRRPAEANSVPGLDHLADRHPTVSPERLIAQLVPPPTFADVTFDSYRPDPAEPSQAAAVDACRAFCEEALRRRAGRKKLFGRREVMPGVGIYLDGGFGVGKTHLLASAYRTLPDSAEHPKAFATFGELTQLAGVFGFVECIDLLADYVVVCIDEFELDDPGNTTLISRMLSQLVERGVSIAATSNTLPEQLGEGRFAAQDFLREINTLASIFTTVRIEGPDYRHRGLPPAPEPLSDEEVTAGAAATAGATLDDFDSLCAHLATMHPSRYLTLIEGVSAVFVTGVHPLDDQNVALRLVALTDRLYDAGIPVVASGAKLDTLFSEEMLAGGYRKKYLRATSRLLALSRPGGL; encoded by the coding sequence ATGCAAACGATTGCAACACGTCGATACAGTTCGTCCATGGACCGCCGCCCAGCCGAAGCCAATTCGGTACCGGGGCTTGACCATCTGGCCGATCGGCATCCCACGGTGTCACCGGAGCGGCTCATCGCCCAGCTGGTGCCGCCGCCGACCTTCGCCGATGTCACCTTCGACAGCTATCGGCCCGATCCGGCCGAACCCAGCCAGGCCGCCGCCGTCGACGCGTGCCGGGCTTTCTGCGAGGAGGCGCTGCGGCGCCGCGCCGGGCGCAAGAAGCTCTTCGGCCGGCGCGAGGTGATGCCCGGTGTGGGGATCTACCTCGATGGCGGGTTCGGGGTGGGCAAGACCCACCTGCTGGCGTCGGCCTACCGCACGCTGCCGGACTCCGCCGAGCATCCCAAGGCGTTCGCGACGTTCGGTGAGCTGACCCAGCTGGCCGGGGTGTTCGGGTTCGTCGAATGCATCGACCTGCTCGCCGACTATGTGGTGGTCTGCATCGACGAGTTCGAGCTCGACGATCCCGGTAACACCACGCTGATCTCGCGGATGCTGTCCCAGCTCGTCGAGCGGGGCGTGTCGATCGCAGCCACCTCCAACACGCTTCCCGAGCAACTCGGCGAAGGCAGATTCGCCGCCCAGGACTTCCTGCGTGAAATCAACACGCTGGCAAGCATTTTCACCACGGTACGCATAGAGGGTCCGGATTACCGGCACCGGGGGCTGCCACCGGCGCCCGAGCCGCTCTCCGACGAGGAGGTGACCGCCGGGGCGGCGGCCACCGCGGGTGCCACCCTCGACGACTTCGACTCGCTGTGCGCGCACCTGGCGACCATGCATCCGTCGCGCTACCTCACCCTGATCGAAGGTGTGTCAGCGGTTTTCGTCACCGGCGTGCACCCGCTGGACGATCAGAACGTCGCGCTGCGGCTGGTCGCGCTCACCGACCGGCTCTACGACGCCGGGATTCCGGTGGTGGCCTCCGGCGCCAAGCTTGACACGCTGTTCTCCGAGGAGATGCTCGCCGGGGGATACCGAAAGAAGTACCTGCGGGCCACCTCGCGGCTGCTGGCGCTCAGCCGCCCCGGCGGCCTCTGA
- a CDS encoding pyrimidine reductase family protein, with translation MGSPRHDESDGTYFTLLGPDGPVDDDGLYSLYAYPDGVAHWVRGNAIISLDGGATTDGTSGGLGAAGDRRLFNVLRELADVIVVGAGTARTENYSGAQMTVAQRRNRQHRGQGEIPPIALVTRSGRLDHDLAVLTRTEVPPLVLTCADAAEQARSLLGSSAEVLSCSADDPAEVDLAAAVAALADRGLSRILCEGGPSLMGTFLAAGLLDEMCLTTAPVLVGGDGPRITAGSAQVLARMERRHLMSDAGGYLYGRYTRVS, from the coding sequence ATGGGAAGCCCACGCCACGACGAGTCGGATGGGACCTACTTCACACTGCTCGGCCCGGACGGCCCGGTGGATGACGACGGGCTCTACTCGCTCTACGCCTACCCCGACGGTGTCGCGCACTGGGTCCGCGGCAACGCGATCATCAGCCTCGACGGCGGCGCCACCACCGACGGAACCTCCGGCGGTCTCGGCGCGGCAGGCGACCGGCGCCTGTTCAACGTGCTGCGCGAGCTTGCCGATGTGATCGTCGTCGGCGCCGGAACCGCCCGCACCGAGAACTACTCCGGCGCGCAGATGACCGTCGCTCAGCGGCGCAACCGCCAGCACCGCGGCCAGGGTGAGATACCGCCGATCGCGCTGGTGACCCGCTCGGGGCGCCTGGACCACGACCTCGCGGTGCTGACCCGCACCGAGGTGCCCCCGCTCGTCCTGACCTGTGCAGACGCCGCCGAGCAGGCCCGTTCCCTGCTGGGCTCGAGCGCCGAGGTGCTCAGTTGCTCCGCCGACGACCCCGCCGAGGTGGACCTGGCCGCGGCCGTGGCTGCGCTGGCCGACCGCGGCCTGAGCAGGATTCTGTGCGAAGGCGGCCCCAGCCTGATGGGGACCTTCCTGGCGGCGGGGCTACTCGACGAAATGTGCCTGACCACCGCGCCGGTATTGGTCGGCGGCGACGGGCCACGCATCACCGCGGGGTCGGCACAGGTGTTGGCCAGGATGGAGCGGCGGCACCTGATGTCCGACGCCGGCGGCTACCTCTACGGCCGCTACACGCGCGTGAGCTGA
- a CDS encoding alpha/beta fold hydrolase — MRDRRVLAAVGVGTAALTALLTGCAPWLAANPQFASDSAHNPAGAPTSAKPAGGPPDIAAPKNDLAWKDCTSKVFGDAGTPAAPGVILECANYDADLDPIAGANGKITIGVVRARSVQTPPDAGPLVFTTGTDMPSSLQLPVWLTRSGTDVLKTHPVVSVDRRGIGMSSPVDCRDAFDRQEMRDQAQFESGDDPVANLGAITMTATTGCTDTIAPGDSAYDNARAAEDLERLRSTWDVPSLALIGVGNGAQIALAYAGSHPDKVARLVLDSPIPAGISAEAEAEDQVKSQQGALDAFAAQCVAVNCALGPDPKGAVDSLLSAARAGKGPGGVSVAVLANAIVTALGYPSGDRIGSTVSLANVLAAARNGDTNPLNSLINQAEATRDSDGQFINSCSDALNRPTPDRVRELVVAWGKLYPQFGTVGALDLVKCLNWPSGAAPKDPKNLKVNVLLMGVQNDPIAGGQGVPASAATIINAGAASKRVMWQGIGHGASIYSDCALPPMISYLSTGNLPPTDTYCPA; from the coding sequence ATGCGTGATCGCCGGGTGCTCGCCGCGGTCGGCGTCGGAACTGCCGCGCTGACTGCTTTGCTGACCGGGTGTGCCCCGTGGCTGGCCGCCAACCCGCAGTTCGCGAGCGACTCGGCGCACAACCCCGCCGGCGCGCCCACCAGCGCCAAACCCGCCGGCGGGCCACCTGATATCGCCGCCCCCAAGAACGACCTGGCGTGGAAGGACTGCACGTCGAAGGTGTTCGGCGATGCCGGCACACCCGCCGCACCCGGCGTGATCCTGGAATGCGCGAACTACGACGCCGACCTCGACCCGATCGCCGGCGCCAACGGCAAGATCACCATCGGCGTGGTGCGCGCCCGCTCGGTGCAGACCCCGCCGGACGCCGGACCGCTGGTGTTCACCACCGGAACCGACATGCCCTCGTCGCTGCAACTGCCGGTGTGGCTGACCCGGTCCGGAACCGACGTCCTCAAGACCCATCCGGTCGTGTCGGTGGACCGCCGCGGCATCGGCATGTCCAGCCCGGTTGACTGCCGCGACGCGTTCGACCGGCAGGAGATGCGCGACCAGGCACAGTTCGAATCCGGTGACGACCCGGTGGCCAACCTCGGCGCCATCACCATGACCGCAACCACCGGCTGCACAGACACGATCGCCCCCGGCGACTCCGCCTACGACAACGCCCGCGCCGCGGAGGATCTCGAACGGCTACGCAGCACCTGGGACGTCCCCTCGCTGGCCCTGATCGGGGTGGGTAACGGCGCCCAGATCGCGCTGGCCTACGCCGGCTCACATCCGGACAAGGTGGCCCGGCTGGTGCTCGACTCACCGATCCCGGCCGGCATCAGCGCCGAAGCCGAAGCCGAAGACCAGGTGAAGAGCCAGCAGGGTGCCCTCGACGCCTTCGCCGCCCAGTGCGTGGCGGTCAACTGCGCGCTGGGTCCCGACCCGAAGGGCGCCGTCGACTCGCTGCTGTCGGCCGCGCGGGCCGGCAAAGGACCCGGCGGGGTGTCGGTGGCGGTGCTCGCCAACGCGATCGTCACCGCACTGGGCTACCCCAGCGGCGATCGCATCGGCAGCACAGTCAGCCTGGCCAATGTGCTCGCCGCCGCCCGCAACGGTGACACCAACCCGCTGAACAGCCTGATCAACCAGGCCGAGGCGACCCGCGACAGCGACGGCCAATTCATCAACTCCTGCAGCGACGCGCTCAACCGGCCGACCCCAGACCGGGTGCGTGAACTCGTCGTCGCCTGGGGCAAGCTCTACCCCCAGTTCGGGACCGTCGGCGCGCTCGACCTGGTCAAGTGCCTGAACTGGCCCAGCGGCGCCGCACCCAAGGATCCGAAGAACCTCAAGGTCAACGTGCTGCTAATGGGCGTGCAGAACGATCCGATCGCCGGCGGCCAAGGGGTGCCCGCCTCGGCGGCCACCATCATTAACGCCGGCGCCGCCAGCAAGCGGGTGATGTGGCAGGGCATCGGCCACGGCGCCAGCATCTACTCGGACTGCGCGCTGCCGCCGATGATCAGCTACCTCAGTACCGGCAACCTGCCACCGACCGACACCTACTGCCCCGCCTGA
- the aftC gene encoding arabinofuranan 3-O-arabinosyltransferase, translated as MYGADVAVADSVRSQLRNAFAPRSGPASTASVLRSALWPIAIMSIIHRSYVLSSNGYITDDFGPVYRAVSNFRRGLEIYNEHFDHVDPHYLYPPGGTLLMAPFGYMPVFASHNWFVFFNTVAMIIAACLLVRLFNFSLTSVALPALLLAMFCTESVTNTLVFTNINGCILLAEVLFFRWLLDGKVSHQWLAGVAIGLSLVVKPLLGVLLLLPLLNRQWRVLVAAFVVPLVFNVAAWPLVADPMNFVRRTLPYIFSTRDYFNSSVLGNGVYYGLPTWLILALRLLFLALAAASLWLLYRYYHRRDPLFWMLTSSGVLLIASWLVLSLAQGYYSMMLFPFLMTVVLPNSVLRNWPAWLATYGFLTMDRWLMWRWPTTGRFLEYMKITYGWSLMLIVVFCVLYFRYSDAKAEGRLDDGIDPRWLRPETAPAPAR; from the coding sequence GTGTACGGTGCGGACGTGGCGGTAGCTGATTCTGTGCGTTCTCAACTGCGCAACGCTTTTGCTCCTCGCTCCGGGCCGGCCAGTACGGCCTCGGTGCTGCGGTCGGCTCTGTGGCCCATCGCGATCATGTCGATCATCCATCGCAGCTACGTGCTGTCGTCCAACGGCTACATCACCGATGACTTCGGGCCTGTGTACCGCGCGGTGTCGAACTTCCGGCGAGGCCTGGAGATCTACAACGAGCATTTCGACCACGTCGACCCGCACTACCTGTACCCGCCGGGCGGCACGCTGCTGATGGCCCCGTTCGGCTACATGCCGGTGTTCGCCTCGCACAACTGGTTCGTGTTCTTCAACACCGTGGCGATGATCATCGCGGCCTGCCTGCTGGTACGGCTGTTCAACTTCTCGCTGACCTCGGTGGCGCTACCCGCGCTGCTGCTGGCCATGTTCTGCACGGAGTCGGTGACCAACACGCTGGTGTTCACCAACATCAACGGCTGCATCCTGCTGGCCGAAGTGTTGTTCTTCCGCTGGCTGCTCGACGGCAAGGTCAGCCATCAGTGGCTGGCGGGTGTGGCGATCGGGCTGTCGCTGGTGGTCAAGCCGCTACTCGGCGTGCTGCTCCTGCTGCCGCTGCTCAACCGGCAGTGGCGGGTGTTGGTGGCCGCCTTCGTCGTCCCGCTGGTGTTCAACGTCGCGGCCTGGCCTTTGGTGGCCGACCCGATGAACTTCGTGCGGCGCACCCTGCCCTACATCTTCTCCACGCGGGACTACTTCAACTCCTCGGTGCTGGGCAACGGTGTCTACTACGGCCTGCCGACGTGGCTGATCCTCGCCCTGCGGCTGCTGTTCCTGGCGCTGGCGGCGGCCAGCCTGTGGCTGCTCTACCGCTACTATCACCGGCGCGACCCGCTGTTCTGGATGCTGACGTCCTCGGGTGTGCTGCTGATCGCGTCGTGGCTGGTGCTGTCGCTGGCCCAGGGCTACTACTCGATGATGCTCTTCCCGTTCCTGATGACGGTGGTGCTACCCAACTCCGTGCTGCGCAACTGGCCGGCCTGGCTGGCCACCTACGGGTTCTTGACGATGGACCGCTGGCTGATGTGGCGCTGGCCGACGACGGGCCGGTTCCTGGAGTACATGAAGATCACCTACGGCTGGTCACTGATGCTGATCGTGGTGTTCTGCGTGCTGTACTTCCGGTACTCCGACGCCAAGGCCGAGGGCCGGCTCGACGACGGAATCGACCCGCGCTGGCTGCGACCGGAGACCGCACCCGCGCCAGCGCGGTAA
- the msrB gene encoding peptide-methionine (R)-S-oxide reductase MsrB has protein sequence MPAPKLELTDDEWRKRLNPSEYHVLRQAGTERPFTGEYTDTKTEGIYQCRACGAELFRSTEKFESHCGWPSFFDPSHSDAVILRPDDTLGMHRVEVLCANCHSHLGHVFSGEGYPTPTDQRYCINSISLKLVPTEG, from the coding sequence ATTCCCGCCCCGAAGCTGGAACTGACCGACGACGAGTGGCGCAAGCGGCTCAACCCGTCGGAGTACCACGTGCTGCGCCAGGCCGGCACCGAGCGTCCGTTCACCGGCGAATACACCGACACCAAGACCGAAGGCATCTACCAATGCCGGGCCTGTGGTGCCGAATTGTTCCGCAGCACCGAGAAATTCGAGTCGCACTGCGGATGGCCGTCGTTCTTCGACCCGTCGCACTCCGACGCGGTGATCCTGCGCCCGGACGACACCCTGGGCATGCACCGGGTGGAGGTGTTGTGCGCGAACTGCCACAGCCACCTCGGCCATGTGTTCAGTGGCGAGGGCTATCCGACCCCGACCGATCAGCGCTACTGCATCAACTCGATCTCGTTGAAGCTGGTGCCCACGGAGGGCTAG